One part of the Equus asinus isolate D_3611 breed Donkey chromosome 6, EquAss-T2T_v2, whole genome shotgun sequence genome encodes these proteins:
- the RAD51AP2 gene encoding RAD51-associated protein 2, with product MSLTHPTQRVAELREPPALLPPPEDSDSQPPSSKRLRLEEPGGVSEAGWRLPLVPRLSEVEKVWELSPRPFKGPLISGNFIFGNSADSCVEKSVSGKQICNPGCQKSQSEMNSCLQSLPSQSFDSGLRASRRSSESGLNVREIFSVRCSDTSEAEFAQLLPNASKNDMNGVKNKDGKQYLVQGRDDSQKDDSYIEQTENLFLDVTFYKEMKPTFREIKNRCKAGSVMPSNKKENNISASTLKISKSQNEPCMEIAKPSYFRDSSTISIPEFPTDLNSKMSSVYLKEIAKKRNDKNEAYVRNFTNIYWSQNRPDVKKQKLQDDKKIVDAENIVSECYEGNHQSLSNQNICVKKKDLINLNYCNHSSIKSDVRDSEKNYTTILENANWEEAETCLDSYISNGLEKSQSSDCNIRHILRNRENYWIVDNYKTKCENVKKIGERLNLLQLLEIDILSKDYHNTKAMNTHEEQSKPLLRGTLRNQKASIKFFLLSGKEENNNMLQLRYYTMQEDFHFSNIFESFVTEIFYFHKSISGNQKDNSILTWYEILKRKKQIDVQNLITRNMNVNRKNVLSIYLQTSVSELLNIILKANIASLLNNFDSLTRIENDSKLEDRCIFKWIVYFNYSKNIVENHTVYLVNILTFSRLLEDKKKPMLEERKLFKTKQVFEEPKITSINSFNMTTKYIRFPIFEKIHLLMDFDDMNEISLTKEISYKNKSCPEQLMNLENWAHCSPNTIETHVKSGSQFIQKNSTYVNEKFCETNVYNQDLDTERKKEHSKISSFNLKCVCEDFFKTGQWAILTSHDAKHSERTNPMTISLVVNFGNLLSEIEGKNHDLILKEEVKVTAQSLTNSCQVHKDIKKEKEEKNSFYSMDGMSPMQPVSLISRKVNVEESKYINQNNVADRNEHESILQESELANSKHFHPKNDSTECVNQQFETDLRVGNNECFQDLAAKCLSTDALAVAKDFEMKSKFDLVLEELRMFHEISRENEILSPVETNNGQENYFGENNDLEEVKMEIKTDLKMVTVKKIHASSLFSDTVEDPNMHKRHQSLFKWKTVSKNGEQEVPSEYCCPRTSEEELLYSTSEEDCEKPLPKRPTFFSDEFKEEKINYLLKGGSNFSHGISRVLPLKTCSRPIRVGLSRKAKLKQLHPYLK from the exons ATGTCGCTCACGCACCCCACGCAGCGGGTTGCCGAGCTCAGGGAGCCTCCCGCCCTTTTACCGCCTCCTGAGGACTCTGATTCCCAGCCCCCAAGTAGTAAGCGGCTCCGTCTGGAGGAGCCTGGGGGTGTCTCTGAGGCGGGGTGGAGGCTGCCTTTGGTGCCTCGCTTGTCTGAGGTGGAAAAAGTCTGGGAGTTGTCGCCTAGACCCTTCAAAGGGCCGCTTATTTCAGGGAACTTCATTTTTGGTAACTCCGCAGACTCGTGTGTGGAGAAATCAGTCAGCGGGAAGCAGATATGTAACCCGGGATGCCAAAAGAGCCAATCTGAGATGAATAGTTGTTTGCAGTCTCTCCCCTCACAAAGTTTTGATTCTGGTTTGAGGGCTTCCAGAAGGTCTTCTGAATCAGGACTGAACGTCAGAGAGATTTTCAGTGTGCGCTGCAGTGACACATCCGAAGCAGAGTTTGCTCAGCTTCTGCCTAACGCCTCTAAAAACGATATGAACGGAGTGAAAAACAAAGATGGAAAACAATATTTAGTCCAAGGGAGAGACGATAGTCAGAAAGACGATAGTTACATAGAACAGACAGAAAACCTATTTTTAGACGTTACCTTTTACAAGGAAATGAAACCAACATTTCGTGAAATTAAGAACAGATGTAAAGCTGGCAGTGTTATGCcatcaaataaaaaagaaaataacatttcagCATCTACactaaaaatatcaaaatctcAAAACGAGCCCTGCATGGAAATTGCCAAACCCAGCTATTTTAGAGATAGCAGCACAATAAGTATCCCTGAGTTCCCAACCGATTTAAATAGCAAAATGTCCTCTGTCTATTTAAAGGAAATAGCGAAGAAAAGGAATGACAAAAACGAGGCATATGTTAGAAatttcacaaacatttactgGTCCCAAAATAGACCTGATGTTAAGAAGCAAAAGTTGCAGGATGATAAAAAAATTGTGGATGCAGAAAATATTGTTTCTGAATGTTATGAAGGTAATCACCAGTCACTCAGCAACCAAAATATTTGCGTGAAAAAAAAGGACTTGATCAATTTAAACTACTGTAACCACAGTAGTATCAAGTCTGATGTGAGAGATTCTGAAAAGAATTACACTACAATACTAGAAAATGCAAATTGGGAAGAAGCAGAAACATGCCTAGACAGTTACATATCTAATGGATTGGAAAAATCTCAAAGCTCAGACTGTAATATTAGACATATTTTGAGAAATAGGGAAAATTATTGGATTGTGGATAATTACAAGACTAAatgtgaaaatgtgaaaaaaattggagaaagatTGAATTTGCTACAATTGCTGGAAATAGATATTTTAAGCAAAGATTATCACAATACAAAAGCCATGAATACACATGAAGAACAGTCAAAGCCTCTCCTGAGAGGAACACTGCGTAACCAAAAagcttcaataaaattttttttgttaagtggtaaagaagaaaacaataatatgCTACAGTTGAGATATTATACTATGCAAGAAGATTTTCATTTCAGCAAcatttttgaaagttttgttacagaaattttttatttccataaaagtATTTCAGGAAATCAAAAAGATAATAGTATTTTAACCTGGTATGAAATTTTGAAGCGTAAAAAGCAAATTGATGTTCAAAATCTGATAACTAGGAATATGAATGTCAATAGAAAGAATGTTTTAAGCATATATTTACAAACCAGTGTTTCAGAACTTTTGAATATCATATTGAAAGCCAATATAGCTTCTTTGCTCAATAACTTTGATTCTTTAACAAGAATTGAAAATGATTCTAAATTAGAAGACAGATGCATTTTCAAATGGATAGtgtattttaattattcaaaaaatatagTGGAGAATCATACTGTATATCTAgtaaacattttaactttttcaagaCTATTAGAAGATAAGAAAAAACCTATGTTAGAGGAAAGAAAGCTATTTAAAACCAAACAAGTTTTTGAAGAGCCTAAGATAACATCCATCAATTCCTTCaacatgacaactaaatataTCCGTTttccaatttttgaaaaaattcatcTTTTAATGGACTTTGATGACATGAATGAAATTTCTTTGACAAAAGAAATTAGTTACAAGAATAAGAGTTGTCCTGAACAACTTATGAACCTGGAAAATTGGGCTCACTGTAGTCCTAATACTATTGAAACACATGTTAAGTCTGGTTCTCAATTTATACAGAAAAACAGTACATATgttaatgaaaaattttgtgaAACAAATGTGTACAACCAAGATTtagatactgaaagaaaaaaggagcacAGTAAGATCAGCAGCTTTAATTTAAAGTGCGTATGTGAAGATTTCTTCAAGACTGGGCAATGGGCCATACTGACAAGTCACGATGCAAAACATAGTGAACGAACCAATCCTATGACTATATCTCTAGTGGTAAATTTTGGAAACTTGCTAAgtgaaattgaaggaaaaaaccaTGACTTAATTTTgaaggaggaagtaaaagtcaCAGCACAAAGTTTAACAAACAGTTGCCAAGTTCATaaagatattaagaaagaaaaggaagagaaaaatagtttttattcaATGGATGGCATGTCTCCTATGCAACCAGTTTCATTAATAAGTAGGAAAGTAAATGTGGAAGAAAGTAAGTATATTAATCAAAATAATGTAGCTGATAGAAATGAACATGAGAGTATTTTGCAAGAAAGTGAGTTAGCTAATTCAAAGCATTTTCATCCAAAGAATGACTCTACAGAATGTGTTAATCAACAATTTGAAACTGACTTGAGGGTAGGGAACAATGAATGTTTTCAGGACTTAGCTGCCAAGTGTTTATCAACAGACGCTCTGGCAGTAGCAAAAGATTTTGAGATGAAGAGTAAATTTGATTTAGTACTTGAAGAACTTCGTATGTTTCATGAAATTAGTAGGGAAAATGAAATTCTGAGCCCTGTGGAAACAAACAATGGGCAAGAAAATTACTTTGGAGAAAATAATGATCTTGAGGAagtaaaaatggagataaaaacagATTTGAAAATGGTTACAGTCAAGAAAATACACGCATCTTCTTTGTTCTCGGATACTGTAGAAGATCCTAATATGCATAAAAGACACCAAagtttatttaaatggaaaacagTATCCAAAAATGGAGAACAGGAAGTTCCTAGTGAATATTGCTGTCCAAGAACATCAGAGGAAGAATTACTATATTCTACTTCTGAGGAAG ATTGTGAAAAACCTTTACCTAAAAGACCTACTTTTTTCTCTgatgaatttaaagaagaaaaaattaattatttactGAAGGGAG GTAGTAATTTTTCACATGGAATTTCAAGAGTACTACCTCTTAAGACATGCAGTCGACCAATCAGAGTCGGTTTGTCAAGAAAAGCTAAGCTTAAACAACTTCATCCCTATTTGAAATAG